The stretch of DNA TAGTTTCTTGattctttgtctttttgtgttttgttgctaaAGTTTTCAAAGGTCTGTAAcaataaacatacatttaatttatactattattcatattttgtgtcaaaacaaaaacaagaagtcATCTTTGGAGGGGGCTGAGGAAAAAAGCTACTTGCAGTTCCATTTGTGGCCACTTGGAGggagtccatccatccatcatctattaacccgcttcatcctgcagtgcagggtcacggacCCTGACGaacacgtctttagaatgtgggaggaagctggagtacccggagagaacccacgcaggaGAAGGGAGAgggtgcaaactccacacagaaaggccttcttgctgtgaggcgacagtgctggCCACTGCACCACCGTGTAAACCCCCATGACAACAAAAGCCTCACTTGGACACAAAAGGAACTGCAGAATGTGGAACTAAAGCATTGTCCTCATCAACAGGCTTCATAGCTTTGTTTAACGTTCATTATTTCTTCAGTGTTTCGGAACCTTTAACATGTCGGGCTGACTTTCTAAACACTACTAGTATGGAGGATGGTCACAGGTCAGTCGGCCATATTTGATTTGGTAAAATAAGAGTGACGATGTTTGTTGTATTTATCACCGACCTGGTTGGTCTCTTTGGGATGGTGGGGAGAAAAGACTTCCCAGATTGTCTGGTGTTGACCTTCCCCTTCTGTTTTGCGGTGGGTTTAACCTCCGGTTGTGTTTTCaacttgtgtttttctctctgattCTCAGTCGAGGCCTCAGACGTCACAACACGGCCGTCTCTGTCGGGGGTGGCACCGCCTAAAAACCAtcaagcagcaaaaaaaaagactcaaagGGAAACCAGCGAAGCGGACAGATCGGAGATGTTCAGCGGTCCGCTCCTCACCTGCTCGCACACACCTGCGCAGCACGTTCATGTAGTGCTGTGTGATGAGGCTGCGAACGTGTGCGCTGCTGTACGTAGCTGCGATGCTGTACAGATACTCCTTCTGAGCGGGCGTCAGTGCAGAGTGCTGAgcgacacacacattcagaaacTCACACACTGCATTGTGTTGTATCACAGAACACGGCGGCGTCATTGTGTACCTGCAGAAACGGGGCCGCGGTCATGGCTTTAGGGATTTGTACGGCGCCGACATCTTTTAACGCTGTGaacaaacagaagacacagtgattgtgtctgcagagaggCAGAATGTCAGGAACTGATAGGGGTAAACAATACAGGGATTAACGCTCAGACATGGCTGCACTACAAAGAACAGAGGTCACCTTCTTTAGAAaccaaacagacaaacacaaaaatgacattaaCTTAACCAAAGAGATGCAATATGACCAAAGAAAGGACTCAAAGACTCAAAATAAGACTAAAAAAATGCCCAGAAACTTGCATAACGTGACCAAAACCACTAAAAATGACAATATCGACACTAAATTACCTAAAAAGACGCAAGAAAACTACAACAAAACGACCGCAGAAGCATGAAAACAGatcacaaagagacagaaaatgacAAAAGGGGCATTAAATGACcataaagagacacacaaaaagaaagccGCAGCCACACAGAGGTGGATTAAACAATAACAATGCACAGAATTACCACAAAAATGACCACACAAAGAGGTCATGTGGGCCACTGGGATGTTAATAATCTGACAATGAAACAATCTGAAAGTTAAAATTAAAGATTAAGTTCCACTTTGTGAAGTACTTAAGACGTTCTATTCAAATCTAACTGGTCACATTTGGACCTGCTTTGTCAGTCTTTGGATTATTTATTAATACACGCGTGTCAGAATCCAGATAACATACGTGAGCTTAGTTAAAGAGCTTCTAATGAGAAATTAGCACCAGTGAGCTTTCATCCTGTAAACCATCAGCCGTGACCTGGGTCAGGCTCAGGTGTGGGGTTTCACCCGGTTTCCACTGatgcctctgacacacacacacacacacagacacacacacagacacacacacacacactgtgacggGCTCTCGGGTTTCAAAGCAGACAggatgtgttttgtttatttaacgAGCAGTGCATGCTCCTCTGAAACCGGAGCGTCTGAAACACACTcggacacacagagaacatgttTCTTCATATTTCATTCTCTTTGATGCTGATTTGTTGGAGTTTTAATAAAAATGCTGACTTACCCATTTTGGACTGATTCATCTGAATACTGCtgcaaaaagaggaagagagaagagaaagagacgTGTGTCATCAAACTGAGAGATGAATAAAAACCTTGTTTGGATGCTGATTTCTTGGATGCACAGAAACAAAGATGATTAAAGTACCTCGGTGACGCCTCGTCACGCAGGAGCCGCGGCACCGTCTGACTTTCTGCAAATGTCACCTGTTTCCTCATCGCTGCAGGAAGACATCCACATCCACACCGAGGTCAGCCTGATCATTAAAGGAAGCAGGCGGTGTGATCTTACTGTGGACCTGAAGGCACCGTGGGCGTGTCTTTCCCATAGAGCTACAGCTTAATGATCTAGTTTGCAGTTTCCACCGTTATCTCTGCATCCCGTATAAATTTGTTTGCATAATCacctgtaaacatgtaaacatactgTCACAGTACTGAGGTTCCATGCACACTTATTAGTTGACATTAGATCAATAACAACAGATCAGCAGCTGAAAGTGAGAAATCTTTGTTTAgaattttttttgccttctccATCCATCATCGGCACCAAAACAGTCTTTCAGCCCACTTAAACAACCACTGTTTACATGCCTGGCGCCCCCCTCTGGTTGTATTTATATCAAACGTGAAAAACAGTGAAGTTTGTTGCAGGTTGGACAAGTTTCCTGTTGCGTTTAGTCCAAACTTTACCAAACATAACAAGTAGTTTTAATGCACAAACCCATAAATATGAAGTCAAGtgttaaaactgcagttcccttcacaacctctaggggctggctctgaaagtgagtcaatccccatgaACTCCTATGTTAAaaagtccaactttacagcagaagtaaacctgtttacagcctggttcaagCTGCTCTTATTGGTCTCCTTTTTATGACAGCACTCATTTTAATAACATTAGGACCTAAAGTTATGTGGAATTATGGGTTTGActttgtttcactttgtttaAGTGACAGGTGGTTGCCCGCCTCagcttcacctctttgcctgtacttggagtttaggtggactgtgatgctgccaacacagCAACAGCCTGAGTCTTCCACAGAGACTCAACATGGTTCTTCAGAAACCTGAAGACTAAAACTAGTCCAGCTGCTACCACAGGAAACTctcaacagtggtggaaagtaactaagtatttgtacttttttgctGTACTttagtaattttttatgtatttatactttgcTTAAGTAAGAATAATAgcacatactttatactttgactccatgttgcagctgttacctgtttctcctccactacatttctccagtgtctgtagttccttgttccatgtgatgaacacagtgctggactgatgtgaggtcagactctgcatggagctggtgtcacgctgccagctgtgtttctatagtgatgcccacagcctgcctcatgacacacagacctgtccacagctgcttctggactgaacatgtacattaactacacatggtccattttagtttaagatgatttctttgattattttaacctgttcagatcctttgcaatggaaatcaatcatatatattcagtgtgtgagtacttttactttgaatactttaagtacatttaaaagtacttaagacttttacttacagtggggaaaaaaagtatttagtcagccaccaattgtgcaagttctcccacttaaaaagatgagagaggcctgtaattttcatcatatgtatacctgaactatgagagacaaaataagaaaagaaaatgtagaaaatcacattgtaggatttttaatgaattaattggtaaattcctcagtaaaagaagtatttggtcacctacaaacaagcaagatttctggctctcacagacctgtaactttttctttaagaggctcctctgtcctccactcgttacctgtattaatggcatctgtttggagtcgttatcagtataaaagacacctgtccacaacctcaaacagtcacactccaaactccactatggccaagaccaaagagctgtcaaaggacaccagaaacaaaattgtagacctgcaccaggctgggaagactgaatctgcaataggtaagcagcttggtgtgatgaaatcaactgtgggagcaattattagagaatggaagacatacaagaccactgataatctccctcgatctggggctccacgcaagatctcaccccgtggggtcaaaatgatcaccagaactgtgagcaaaaatcccagaaccacacgggggacctagtgaatgacctccggagagctgggaccaaagtaacaaaagctaccatcagtaacacactgcgccgccagggactcaaatcctgcagtgccagacgtgtccccctgcttaaaccagtacatatccaggcccgtttgaagtttgctagagagcatttggatgatccagaagaggattgggagaatgtcatatagtcagatgaaaccaaaatagaactttttggtaaaaactcaacttgttgtgtttggaggagaaagaatgctgagttgcatccgaagaacaccatacctactgtgaagcatgggggtggaaacatcatgctttggggctgtttttctgcaaagggacctggacgactgatccgtgtaaatgaaagaatgaatggggccatgtatcgtgagattttgagtgaaaacctccttccatcagcaagggcattgaagatgaaacgtggctgggtctttcaacatgacaatgatcccaaacacaccgcccgggcaacaaaggagtggcttcgtaagaagcatttcaaggtcctggagtggcctagccagtctccagatctcaaccccatagaaaatctttggagggagttgaaagtccgtgttacccagcgtcagccccaaaacattactgctctagaggagatctgcatggaggaatgggccaaaataccagcaaaagtgtgtgaaaaccttgtgaagacttacagaaaacgtttgacctctgtcattgccaacaaagggtatataacaaagtattgagatgacattttgttattgaccaaatacttattttccaccataatttgcaaataaattctttaaaaatcctacaatgtgattttctggatttttgtttctcattttgtctctcatagttgaggtatacctgtgatgaaaattacagggctctctcatctttttaaataggagaacttgcacaattggtggctgactaaatacttttttccccactgtaagTATATAtatgctgggtatttgtacttttacttgagtaccaagcttcagtacttcctccaccactgcctcTCAGACTGTGTTTGGATGCTTTTCTGTTGCTTTCACCTCACACTGACTCAGCCCTGATAAGACATGCAAATAGTCCTCTGGACTAATATACAGTCCAGAGTCCAGTTATAAAAACTCCTGAGGATGCCCTTCTCCACACAGTCAGACCTGCTCTAACCAGCCTGTTTCAAACACTGCAGCTCCATAACTGGGGGAATTCTCAGTGGTGGTGTGTGTTGGCCTTTAAGGGGAATATACCAAAGGCATTCCTAATGGTTTCTCTCCAAGAATGCTCTGTCTTTACAAGAACACAGAACTTTAAacgaatgagagagagagagagaggctgcggGGGGAGTTTGTATGGATCAGGTTTCACTGTAACTGACTGTGAGAGTCGGCAAAGAACAGCAGGGAAAAAAGGGTCACACCTAAAAAAAAGGACTCGAGTCTGAGGGTGAATACTTGCACAACGCTTTATGAAGGTAAATATTTTCACTCATGAGTCAATACACTGGCACACCTATGAGCTATAAACAAACGACTGTACACGctcactaaatgactcccacgcACGTGGATTCCTTTAAGATTTGGAAACAGATAACGTCTTTCTgttcagaaagtgtgtgtggacGTTTGGTCTCATCCAACAGCAACACCCGGAAAACAGAGGCCGGCCGGCCGGCTGCAGGAGTCAGGATCCACGTCAGAACGTGTGCCAAGCTCCACAATATAAcagatgtaataaaaacaaacacaacacttgGTTTTTCTGCTTGACTAGTAACAATAATAACCTGAaacctgccatgtttgtccTACTCCCCCCCCACCTCAAGAGCTTTTTTTCCTGACATTGTGGCCTTAGCTTCTTGATCGGGGggggggtcaggctctgggtttctgtaacaGGGACTGGTCTTCAAGGATGGAGGAGGGTGAAGGCTCACTCTGCAGCCACTCTGTCCATCATGTCCCTGTGAACCCTCTTACAGACCGAGCTGCATGTCCTCTGACAGTACTGACTCTATTTTCAATTTCCAGAAACAAAAGCCACGGAGTAAAGGCTCAAACAGGCGAGTCCCATTTAAACGAGCATAAAGTCAAGATGGaagatttaaatgtaattattaatACTATTATTCTCAGTATAAAATGTAACTGTTTATTATTGTTACTCCTCATATATGATGAAACAGCTTTCTCTTCACGTGCAAGCcaaagctccagctccagctacTGGAAAGTGAAAGCAGTGATGACACCGGAAAATCCCTTCCTGTTACTATTAAGGAGGAGAGCTGAGCTCCGGGCTCTTAGTcacggacagagagagagctcgCATGTGCAcaggcaacaacaacaagactGAAGCGTTTACAACGTGGAGATGAAGACGATACACAGAATGCTAACACggaggagggagagcaggaAGCCTCTGATAGAGAACAACAACCAACACACAGAACATGGTAAGACTGGTCAGGAATGGTGACATGTGCTCGGGGGGCTGGTGTCCATCCTGCATGCTGGACttttttaagtgtttaaaactgtgtgtgtgctctacaGAGAGTGTTTGATGCTATAAATAAATGAGGTTTGCCTCAGTAAAATCCCACATGCACCACAGACCTTGAGCTGATTCtaaggtgaactgtccctttaagattAACGGCTCCTACAGAAAAGAATCTTAATCCTGCATCGCTTGTTTACATAGTTTTTTAATCTATCAGTCGCTTCGTTCTGTCATCGCTGTGGTTTTGAGGGCGGGAGTTACACACAATAAACGAAAGTGTGTTTACGGCAGGATGTGACCGCAGTTGCTATGGATACGACAACCCCTGGGCAGCTCAGAACACCTTCAACACCGCCAAAAAACACCCGTGGAGAGACGACGACACCGCCAACCCCTTCCTGCCCGAACCAGGAGACGACCACAGCCAAAAAGCCGCGCCTCTGTGCTTCCCGCAGCCGCCTGCCGATCTGGACCAGAACCTTCAGCAGCATCTAGACAATGTTGAGGAAACAGTGCTCGCTGAGCTCGTCAGGCTCCGCCCCCTGCCCGCTGCCTTCCACCGCCAGATGTTCGATCACCTGCAcggtctgctgctgcacatcagcTCCTCCAAGAACTCCCTCCTGCTGATGAGATGGGTCCTACACACATATGTGAGGTATGTGTCAGCCTCAGCAGGGTTGAACCTGGTTCAAACCTGGTTGGGCACCCTCTTGTGGTGATGCAGTGCTAGTGTGAAGaagtgcatgtaaaaaaaaagaaatgtctctTTCTGTAAATGTTTGCTGTCATGTGACACATAGTTGTGCTGATGATGAGCAGAATTTTTAGTTTCTTACAGAATATTGATCATTTTCGGGAGCGAGGTTTTAATTTAGCTACAGAGAAGAAAGGAATTTaaattaagattttattttagaCTGAACACTAAGtcacacatggtgcattcaaagACCCTCTGAGAGTTCAGAGTTTCAGTTCAGGGGTTCAGGGGTTAAGTCAGGTCCCATTGACCTTTAACCTTCATAACACAGAGCTGTCGCTGGTGACAGAAACTGACATtcgctgttcaaactaccgtagctctggttattattactattgaaaaaatctcaaCAGATTCTTAATTGCTTAATTTTTGTcatctcttgttgtcttgttgctgtatatttatcGTTGTTTATAAATAGAAgtttgatgaaaattcaaatctgttgttattacacactgttctgagcatttataacataataacaaatatgtgccagcttttCAACGTTTTATTTCATGAaactgttataattatagtaCTGAAAGGGTTAACTTTGTCCCCTGATCGCCACATTCTTGCTATTTCATGCTTGGGTTCAAGCAAATGTGCAGAACTTCACAGCATTCCTCAGATATCAGAGCATCAACATTACCACCACGCTCTGACTCCTTTATCTGCCTCATAGCTGTGAAAGTGAAAGATGCTGGAACTGTTTTcatgtttgggtttttttgtttttttttggactttCCCAGTCAGGAGGACATGGGTCGCCCTGACGGCCGGCTGTTCAGTGAGTGGGAGGCTAAAGCAAAGGACAAGCTGCTCGCAAATGTGAAGGTAACACAGAAGGTTTCATACTGATAGCGTTACTTCCTGCTCGTGGGGCAGAAGTCGAGTTTGCTAATCTATGATTTGATGTTTAGAAATGATGTTTAGATGATGCCTAAACAGCCGTGTAACATCTGAATCCGTGTGTGTCcacagacagaggtcagagacTCTCTGGACAGAATCCTCCAGGGTGAGAGATGCCGGGGACTTTGTGACACTGAGGAGGACTATATTGGACTTTATGTGGACACCATTCAGGTAAGAGGAGCGGACGCTGTGTTATTtgatgtctgtctgcatgttcaTTGATATAACATGgcttcctcctgcagtgcaCTGCTGCCATACCCAGAGAGGCTCAGAAAATCAGCTCGGAGCTGTGTGAAGCGGTGCAGGAGGTTTGTTTCCAAGAACTGCTGCGGTTTGTGAAGAGGTGAGGGTCACATTTAACCATTTATACTGTTTAAACAGGTAAAGTCGGTGTGTGATTTAAACTACATGTTCTCTTTGGTCTGCAGGTACGCGGCACAGCAGGCTGAGGTTCTTGGAGCAGAAATGGAGCATCCACAAACTATACACTACCTCAAGACTTTGAAAACATGCAAAGAGCTCAAGTGAGTGTTATATTGACATATTGATCAGGCTCACATGCTGTGAGGCCactttaacctttgacctctgactaTAAAGTTAGTATCAGTTCATTGAGTCTAAGCAAACATTTGCACCACATTTAAAGAAATTCCCTTCAAGGAGGGGCTTCATGAGGGCACagagtttgacctttgacctctgacgaAAGAAAATCCTCAATAATTCACCCCCagagtttaagtttaagaaaaaatGAAGCCGTCACACAAGCGTAAACGGTGTCAGTGTCTACTactgaaagggttaaaataaaatagaaataatgAACATTCCTGGGTTTTCTTTCAGACAACATGTCCACAGCCACGGTGGAGACATCAAAGCGTCCCTTCTGAAGGAAATTGTGGCAGTTCTTGAGGACATAGaggattttactttgaaatttctgATGGATATTGTGACGGACATCGCCGAGGTATCTGCCCCTTAACCACACGCacagtttgtttactttttaaagaGGTACAGTATATTCATGTCTTTTCTGTCCTACAGAGACACTTTAAAGACTACTTCAAAGCTGACAACAGGTGGGGCAGCTTGTCCGCTGACTTAGAGAAGCATTTCCCGAAGCTGAGTTATGTTCAGGATGAACAAAAGGTCAGAATCTCTCACTTAATCTCAGattattgtgttttaaaaaaaaaaagacactcatCACAGCTGTTGTTCTTTCTGGCTCTCAGGCGGTGATGTATGATGCTTATCAGATCATCGCTCAAACTTACCTCAGATACCTGATCCAAAGCAGCCGGAACAAGCTGAGGAGGTACTGGAGGCAGGACGTCGGCCCGAGAGTCGCTGATGATGCAGATAAGCTGCACAACACCATCTCCCGCCTGGTGAGAGCGACGTGTTGAGAgaacagacaggaaacagacacGTGGTTGTGAAATATGATAAAGtttctgacctgtgtgtgatgtttcaggCTCCGGGAGTCCAACACTTTATGCTGCTGAAGAGAGTCTCAGCGGTGCTGGACTGCAGATCCACCGACGCAGTGAAGCTCGACGTAGCGTCCATACAGAAGAACTGCTTCAGAGAGAGGTGAACTATTAGGATGACACCTGTTACTGCATTTATctgaatcagaattcctttatttaacCCTGAGGGGGAAATTATTACTTTTACTTTAcggagaaacacaaacactaataaACATATCACTCTATGTAGCAAGAAAACGACAATTTTGTAATGTTAATTAAAGCTACATTGAAAATATGTAAATTTACcagacaaaaataacaacac from Parambassis ranga chromosome 22, fParRan2.1, whole genome shotgun sequence encodes:
- the LOC114427578 gene encoding uncharacterized protein LOC114427578 translates to MKTIHRMLTRRRESRKPLIENNNQHTEHGCDRSCYGYDNPWAAQNTFNTAKKHPWRDDDTANPFLPEPGDDHSQKAAPLCFPQPPADLDQNLQQHLDNVEETVLAELVRLRPLPAAFHRQMFDHLHGLLLHISSSKNSLLLMRWVLHTYVSQEDMGRPDGRLFSEWEAKAKDKLLANVKTEVRDSLDRILQGERCRGLCDTEEDYIGLYVDTIQCTAAIPREAQKISSELCEAVQEVCFQELLRFVKRYAAQQAEVLGAEMEHPQTIHYLKTLKTCKELKQHVHSHGGDIKASLLKEIVAVLEDIEDFTLKFLMDIVTDIAERHFKDYFKADNRWGSLSADLEKHFPKLSYVQDEQKAVMYDAYQIIAQTYLRYLIQSSRNKLRRYWRQDVGPRVADDADKLHNTISRLAPGVQHFMLLKRVSAVLDCRSTDAVKLDVASIQKNCFRESEDVDLLYDLLRWKGLSKRRVREVLDALPGCPSTPSSSLWSCGFSSCCC
- the LOC114427928 gene encoding protein FAM216A-like isoform X1, giving the protein MRKQVTFAESQTVPRLLRDEASPSSIQMNQSKMALKDVGAVQIPKAMTAAPFLQHSALTPAQKEYLYSIAATYSSAHVRSLITQHYMNVLRRCVRAGGATPDRDGRVVTSEASTENQREKHKLKTQPEVKPTAKQKGKVNTRQSGKSFLPTIPKRPTRPLKTLATKHKKTKNQETMPQTLRRQNPTGARTSLVDEVEEDEDEDESLDDSLSDCLSFLSLGDWDDDDDSFSDL
- the LOC114427928 gene encoding protein FAM216A-like isoform X2 encodes the protein MRKQVTFAESQTVPRLLRDEASPSIQMNQSKMALKDVGAVQIPKAMTAAPFLQHSALTPAQKEYLYSIAATYSSAHVRSLITQHYMNVLRRCVRAGGATPDRDGRVVTSEASTENQREKHKLKTQPEVKPTAKQKGKVNTRQSGKSFLPTIPKRPTRPLKTLATKHKKTKNQETMPQTLRRQNPTGARTSLVDEVEEDEDEDESLDDSLSDCLSFLSLGDWDDDDDSFSDL
- the LOC114427928 gene encoding uncharacterized protein LOC114427928 isoform X3, with the protein product MTAAPFLQHSALTPAQKEYLYSIAATYSSAHVRSLITQHYMNVLRRCVRAGGATPDRDGRVVTSEASTENQREKHKLKTQPEVKPTAKQKGKVNTRQSGKSFLPTIPKRPTRPLKTLATKHKKTKNQETMPQTLRRQNPTGARTSLVDEVEEDEDEDESLDDSLSDCLSFLSLGDWDDDDDSFSDL